One Amphiprion ocellaris isolate individual 3 ecotype Okinawa unplaced genomic scaffold, ASM2253959v1 Aocel_unscaffolded328, whole genome shotgun sequence genomic region harbors:
- the LOC129348522 gene encoding calponin homology domain-containing protein DDB_G0272472-like has product MEHLQEALLEKEKELQDERQQNQETISVLELQLRERKEAQEAAENTIKSDEQQDFEVSFDNMKTLSVSWGDYMDESDEMREQLELKDREILNLKKEIQSLSAALKATQNLQRDGDKSVEDSKELQEQKKALDEEREEVQKAKKELKQKSKDLHEEKVFLEKQKKEVLVNQIAVEQKDKGLQEGKICLDKQKKEVQSSKRELEQQRKDLQKEKSSLLELRKVLERNLKQLEKKNYEMQHVEEELEQDRKQLQKELEKIRKVLEAQNVEVNKEKTEVEKQRKILDEKQKELDEVKEKMKEFHLKVKEEKKNMKKDMKTKLEMNHILEQKNLEIQGQIDELETEKKKIEEENQRLRDEKKELEQEKTEMEVKHEKLQNENQELKKQKTETDDRNKELQEAKMKLQQEIQDLEAKQQEKEQNKRKKKK; this is encoded by the exons ATGGAGCACCTGCAGGAGGCTCTGCTGGAAAAAGAGAAGGAGCTCCAGGACGAACGGCAGCAGAACCAGGAGACAATCTCAGTCCTGGAATTGCAGCTCAGAGAGCGCAAGGAGGCCCAAGAAGCGGCTGAGAACACCATCAAGTCTGATGAACAACAGGACTTTGAGGTTTCCTTTGACAACATGAAAACGTTGTCCGTCAGTTGGGGAGACTACATGGATGAATCGGATGAAATGCGAGAGCAGCTGGAACTGAAAGACAGAGAGATCTTGAATCTCAAAAAGGAGATCCAGagtctctctgctgctctcaaaGCCACCCAGAACCTGCAGAGAGACGGAGACAAATCTGTGGAGGACAGCAAAGAGCTGCAAGAGCAGAAAAAGGCCCTCGATGAGGAAAGAGAAGAGGTTCAGAAAGCCAAGAAAGAGCTCAAGCAGAAGAGCAAAGATCTGCACGAAGAAAAGGTCtttctggaaaaacagaaaaaagaagtcCTAGTAAATCAGATAGCTGTTGAGCAGAAAGACAAAGGGCTTCAAGAAGGAAAGATATGTTTGgacaagcagaaaaaagaagTCCAGTCAAGTAAGAGAGAACTCGAGCAGCAGAGAAAAGATCTGCAAAAAGAGAAGAGTTCACTTCTTGAGCTGAGAAAAGTATTGGAGAGAAACTTGAAACAGCTGGAGAAGAAGAACTACGAGATGCAACACGTcgaggaggagctggagcaggacagaaaacagctgcag AAAGAACTTGAAAAGATTCGAAAAGTTCTAGAAGCTCAGAATGTTGAAGtcaacaaagaaaagacagaagtgGAGAAACAGAGGAAGATTCTGGacgagaaacagaaagaactggacgaggtgaaagagaaaatgaaggagTTTCATCTGAAggtgaaagaggagaagaaaaacatgaaaaaagacaTGAAGACCAAACTAGAGATGAACCACATCCTGGAGCAAAAAAATCTAGAAATCCAGGGACAGATTGATGAActggagacagaaaagaaaaaaatagaagaagaaaatcaaagACTCCGGGACGAGAAAAAAGAACTGGagcaagaaaagacagaaatggaggTGAAGCATGAGAAGCTGCAGAACGAGAACCAAGAActgaagaagcagaaaacagaaacagacgaCAGAAACAAAGAGCTGCAAGAAGCCAAGATGAAGCTGCAGCAAGAGATTCAAGACCTGGAGGCAAAGCAGCAAGAAAAGGAgcaaaacaagaggaaaaagaagaag